AGCCGAGGAGGATATTTATGTTTCACATTCTCGTTGTAGATGACGATAAGCATACCAGGAAGCTGCTCCGTGCCGTGTTGGAAAATGCCCATTACACCGTAACAACGGCAACCAACGGAGAAGAAGCGCTGGAGGCTCTGGACAAAGAGCATATTGATCTGGTTGTACTGGACATTATGATGCCGAAAATGGACGGATATGAATTTACACGGTTTGTTCGGGAAACAGATAATGCGCTGCCTATATTGATGGTAACGGCAAAGCATTTACCGGCAGATGAGAAAAAGGGATTCCTTGTGGGAACCGACGATTATATCACAAAACCGATCGACGAGGAAAAGCTGCTTTTGCGTATCAAAGCATTGCTTCGGCGTGCGCAGATCGTCAGCGAACAGAAAATCACGATTGGTGATGTTGTTTTGGACTACAATGCCTTTACGGTCACAAAAAATGGTGAAACGCAGGAGCTACCGCAGAAGGAATTTATGCTCCTGTATAAGCTGCTTTCTTATCCCGGTCAAATTTTCACCCGTATTCAGCTGATGGATGAGATATGGGGGACGGATAGCGAAACCGGTTGGGAAACCGTCACCGTTCATGTCGGGCGCTTACGCAAACGCTTTGAAGGATGGAATGAATTTGAGATCGTTGCTGTTCGTGGGCTTGGTTATAAGGCGGTGAAGAAGGTATGAATAAAAGGAAGCGAACAGGGCGGATCGCTTTGGCACTGCTGATCTCCGGCATTGTTTTTCTTACCAACACGATCGCTATGCTGCTGACGATCGTAGCTATCTATGGACTGGCCCGACTCGGAGTCATTGAAACGACCGGAGGACAGGTAGGATTACCGGAGCTTTTGAGGTTCTTCTTTTACACCAGTCTGGTTATTGGATTTCTTCTCGCCTCTTTGACAGGAAAAATCATTCTAAAACCAATCAAGCGTATTATCGATCAGCTTG
The genomic region above belongs to Vescimonas coprocola and contains:
- a CDS encoding response regulator transcription factor, with protein sequence MFHILVVDDDKHTRKLLRAVLENAHYTVTTATNGEEALEALDKEHIDLVVLDIMMPKMDGYEFTRFVRETDNALPILMVTAKHLPADEKKGFLVGTDDYITKPIDEEKLLLRIKALLRRAQIVSEQKITIGDVVLDYNAFTVTKNGETQELPQKEFMLLYKLLSYPGQIFTRIQLMDEIWGTDSETGWETVTVHVGRLRKRFEGWNEFEIVAVRGLGYKAVKKV